Proteins co-encoded in one Dendropsophus ebraccatus isolate aDenEbr1 chromosome 9, aDenEbr1.pat, whole genome shotgun sequence genomic window:
- the DCUN1D3 gene encoding DCN1-like protein 3 yields the protein MRGAHSRQTWSDSSSGWWYVDVYRTSVETVSGTRRTVLILDTLNMGQCVTKCKNPSSTLGSKNGDRESNKSHKRSSGHKEEHTSAGGKASGDILVNGTKKSQDAAVEPSHPLAPADDAKKKELGMGAEVSSLQRIEELFRRYKDEREDAILEEGMERFCNDLCVDPTEFRVLVLAWKFQAATMCKFTRKEFYEGCKAINADTIEGICSRFPSLLNEAKQEDKFKDLYRFTFQFGLDSEEGQRSLHREIAIALWKLVFTQNKPLILDQWLDFLIENPSGIKGISRDTWNMFLNFTQVIGPDLSNYSEDEAWPSLFDTFVEWEMERRRRDEETKCITSSGTEYISVDEQT from the exons GTCAGACAGCTCCTCGGGATGGTGGTATGTTGACGTGTATCGAACATCCGTTGAGACGGTGTCTGGTACAAGGCGGACTGTTCTAATACTGGACACACTCAATATGGGCCAGTGTGTCACAAAGTGTAAGAACCCTTCATCCACACTAGGCAGCAAAAATGGTGACCGAGAGTCTAACAAGTCCCATAAGAGAAGCTCAGGACACAAAGAAGAACACACGTCAGCAGGTGGGAAGGCTTCGGGGGACATCTTGGTCAACGGAACAAAGAAGTCGCAGGATGCGGCGGTAGAGCCCAGTCATCCTCTGGCCCCTGCTGATGATGCAAAGAAGAAAGAGCTAGGCATGGGAGCAGAGGTGTCCTCCTTACAGCGAATTGAAGAATTGTTTAGGAGATACAAGGATGAACGAGAAGATGCCATCTTGGAAGAGGGCATGGAACGGTTTTGCAATGATCTGTGTGTGGACCCTACAGAATTTAGAGTACTAGTTTTAGCGTGGAAATTTCAAGCTGCCACCATGTGCAAATTTACTAG GAAAGAGTTCTACGAGGGATGCAAGGCCATTAATGCAGACACCATTGAAGGAATTTGTAGCAGATTTCCCAGCCTCTTGAATGAAGCCAAGCAGGAAGATAAATTTAAGGATCTCTATCGCTTCACCTTTCAGTTTGGATTGGACTCAGAGGAAGGGCAGCGGTCACTACATCGGGAAATAGCCATCGCCCTATGGAAGTTAGTGTTCACCCAAAACAAACCCCTCATTTTGGACCAGTGGTTAGACTTCCTCATTGAGAACCCCTCAGGAATCAAGGGAATCTCCCGGGACACGTGGAACATGTTTCTAAACTTTACTCAGGTGATTGGACCCGACCTCAGCAACTACAGCGAGGATGAGGCATGGCCAAGCCTCTTTGATACGTTTGTGGAATGGGAaatggagagaaggagaagagatGAGGAAACCAAATGTATTACATCTTCAGGCACAGAATACATCAGCGTGGACGAGCAGACTTAG